From a single Lentimicrobium sp. L6 genomic region:
- a CDS encoding efflux RND transporter periplasmic adaptor subunit, with protein sequence MSRQSIITLIAIVLFGAIALLAMNYFASHKEEVKPPKTEKELPEVKTEKVSYTHAKVDVEETGRLMSTGRVDLITEVSGRMLDGDVPMFTGQSFKKGDVLLRIFNEEAKLSLQAAKSRFLSSIANVLPDLKYDYADNYENWLAFFNAIKIDSKLPKFPEVKSENEKIYLASKGILNDYFSIQSTEITLTKYTIYAPFDGAFASVSLEVGSIASPGSRVAKMIRTDILELQVPLNMQEVPFVKKGNTVKVEYQGMQTTGKVNRVSSFVDPGSQSVMVYVDLKNSGKFPLYEGMYMKAQFAETELENVMEIPRSALFNFDEVYVVIDGKLAKKRVQIAKTDEYSTYISGLELGMDLVVESLINASDQMPVKIAQ encoded by the coding sequence ATGAGTAGACAGTCTATTATCACACTTATCGCAATAGTTTTGTTTGGAGCTATCGCACTTTTAGCAATGAATTATTTTGCTAGTCATAAAGAAGAGGTGAAGCCTCCTAAAACAGAAAAAGAACTTCCCGAAGTAAAAACCGAAAAGGTAAGTTACACTCATGCTAAAGTAGATGTGGAAGAAACAGGTCGCTTGATGTCAACAGGTAGGGTAGACCTTATTACAGAAGTTAGTGGAAGAATGCTCGATGGTGATGTTCCTATGTTTACTGGTCAATCCTTTAAAAAAGGCGATGTTCTGTTAAGAATTTTTAATGAGGAGGCTAAATTATCACTCCAAGCTGCCAAAAGCAGATTTCTCAGTAGTATTGCCAATGTACTACCCGATTTAAAATATGATTATGCAGATAATTATGAGAATTGGTTAGCTTTCTTTAATGCCATTAAAATCGATAGTAAACTTCCTAAGTTTCCTGAGGTAAAATCTGAAAACGAAAAAATCTATTTAGCAAGCAAAGGAATTTTAAACGATTATTTCAGCATCCAAAGCACTGAAATTACACTGACAAAATACACCATTTATGCGCCGTTCGATGGTGCTTTCGCAAGCGTTAGCCTTGAAGTAGGTTCCATTGCCAGTCCTGGTAGTAGAGTAGCTAAAATGATTCGCACTGATATTTTGGAATTACAAGTCCCTTTAAATATGCAAGAAGTACCATTCGTAAAAAAAGGAAATACTGTAAAAGTTGAATATCAAGGAATGCAAACTACTGGTAAAGTAAATCGTGTTTCTAGTTTTGTGGATCCAGGAAGCCAATCCGTGATGGTATATGTTGATTTAAAAAACTCAGGCAAGTTCCCACTCTACGAAGGTATGTATATGAAAGCTCAGTTTGCAGAAACAGAATTAGAAAATGTGATGGAGATTCCTCGTTCCGCTCTATTCAATTTCGACGAAGTATATGTGGTTATTGATGGAAAGCTAGCGAAGAAAAGAGTACAAATTGCCAAGACTGATGAATATTCCACATATATCAGTGGTTTAGAATTAGGAATGGATTTGGTTGTTGAATCTTTGATTAATGCTTCTGACCAAATGCCAGTTAAAATCGCCCAATAA